TGCAGAGACACCTGAAATAACACACAAGGTatgaatgtaaaaaatatatataagtcAATTTCATGTAATACTTCCTGAAATCATTtaagtttatatttttattaattaaaaaattaataggcATATTTTGATATAAGCATAAATGACAAGCCAATAGGAAGAATAGTTTTTGGATTATATGGAAAGGTTGCTCCAAAGACAGTCGAAAACTTTGTAAGTATTTGCAAAGGAACTGTAGTTAAtgataaaatgttaaattaTACAAACTCGATTTTCCATCGTATTATACCAAATTTTATGGCACAAGGTGGTgatataacaaattttaatGGAACTGGTGGTTTAAGTATTTATGGAAGTAGATTTGAAGATGAAAACTTTACATTAAAACACACAAAAAGAGGAATGTTATCAATGGCAAATGCAGGAAGAAATACTAATGGAagtcaattttttattttatttgtaccCACACCATGGCTTGATGGAAGGCATGTTGTTTTTGGAGAAGTAATTGAAGGTATTGAAAAGTTAGTTCAAATCGAAGCAGTTGGTACTGATTCGGGTAAACCATTAAGTAGAGTCCTAGTAACAAAATCGGGTGTATTGTAATTTCttttataacaataaataaaaattcctTTTACGTGTAATATtgtgttttatttaaataatttttttttatcaaataagTTTTACATGTGcgaaaacaaaaaaattatataaataaaggaATATCCCTTATTttagatataaatattgtgaaacttaattaaaaaacataaaaaaatggaaaggaaaaaagaaaatgataatccTTTTATAGGAgtattaattattaaaaataataaataaaagagcTCTTAACCATAAATAGTTAGGAATGTTTGCATATTTATACAAAT
Above is a window of Plasmodium yoelii strain 17X genome assembly, chromosome: 9 DNA encoding:
- a CDS encoding peptidyl-prolyl cis-trans isomerase, putative, encoding MNKLIATVLFILALFQTYINAETPEITHKAYFDISINDKPIGRIVFGLYGKVAPKTVENFVSICKGTVVNDKMLNYTNSIFHRIIPNFMAQGGDITNFNGTGGLSIYGSRFEDENFTLKHTKRGMLSMANAGRNTNGSQFFILFVPTPWLDGRHVVFGEVIEGIEKLVQIEAVGTDSGKPLSRVLVTKSGVL